A window of Xenopus laevis strain J_2021 chromosome 1L, Xenopus_laevis_v10.1, whole genome shotgun sequence genomic DNA:
CTGCATCGTGAGACGAATCTTAGGCTGAAAGGGAGGGAGAATGAAAGGGGATCACTGCACAGAGGCCAGATGCATGTTGGGAGCTCCAGACAGTGGCTTATTATTGATGATAGCTTTTGCTGCTGTGGGCCTGGGAGAGTGAGCTTAGTCATTTTTGAGAAGCCTCCAATGCTCACAGTAGATGGCGGATGTGTAGGCAGTTGGTGCtgtgtaaacatttttaaatcatgAAAACAATGTACATTTGTTCAGTATATAATTctctttttatataatttcagaCGCTGACTGGCAAGGAGATCGAAATTGACATTGAGCCAACAGACAAGGTAAAAGGCAACGCATGATTGTGCAGACCTGGGAgtacaactctttttttttaacagtctGATTAGTCTTTAAATCAAGTTGATGGAAGCAGACTTGAACATTTGAGTTGATAGAACAGTCTCAGAGGTTGCCCTCACAGCAAAGTCATGTACGTGATgttgaaaacaaaagaaaaagtgtGGAATACTTTTTATATCTGTACATTTATATCCGAGTTCacttggtgttttataaataaatatatatatatatatatatatatatatatatatatatatatatatatatatactttttctggAATGCCCGCACCTCTGACAATGGTTGATTCGAGGTGCTCTATCAATGTTTAAGGAATAAgtaatagaggatccgcactctcattttcatttcaaagtgatagcttttatttttcacatcacaatCCGACACTTTGTTGCAAAGTGTAAGGTgttacaaaagaaacaaaaaaatgtttttttttgtttcttttgtaacACCTTACACTTTGCAACAATGTTTCCTCCATAGAAGTAATAGGAAATGTGGTTATATTGTCACTTACAAGCTCAacactgacacctagtggtgaaagAAAATAAGGACACACGGGTTCTCTTcaacaaaaggaaaatatttattcaaatgacTATATATGGACTCATGACGTCAGGAGGGCGCCAAATTCACTGGAGGGGGAGGGTATTTAATTGGTTACACTGTTTGTGCacattatccttgagaaaggtccccaggagggaccgaaagtcggattgtgatgtgaaaaataaaagctataactttgaaatgaaaatgagagtgcggatcctctattgCTAGGAATATATTGCTTCCCACATTTCCCACAAAATCTTCAGCTGGATTTCCATCGCTAGGAGCTATGGCAAGAGAGTTTGGGCAGCTGCACTGCTAAAATTTTCTGTTTTGAGCCAAACAAATGCGTAAACCTCAAGAAAACTGATTCTGGCCATAAAGTTGGCAAACATTTTAATCAGAAATGTACTGAATCCAATTTGCACTCTTTGTATGATTTGTGTTTGGTAAACCCcttaatgccttaagtctacttaaaaaaaatcatgtaaccattaaataaacccaataggattgttttgcctccaataaggattaattatatattttagttgggattaagtgaAAGCTACTGATTTAtgattacagcgaaaaaggaaatacattttgaattatttgattaaaatggaattcattttccataatttctgagctttctggataacatattccatacctgtaatggacAACTGAaggcaaatgtaaaaaattcaGAAACGTGTAAAATTCTTTGGTAGACATGTGATCCGTTTCCAAACATAGTTGTATTTCTGGTCTAAAAATTATGAACTGCTGAATTCATAATATATGGCACAGGTTTTGAAGCCTTAAACTGACAACATATTTCTCTTGATTTGGGATGTAGAATAAAGGGGTTGTATGCCTGTGAGAGACAACATGCTTAATACCGCCTCTTGTTCAATGTGACTCAAAATCACAACCAATATCTTAGTCGTGTCCTGGTCAATAACATGCAATGCTTAATTTTCACCCTTTACTCGTATGTCAGTTGAAATACAGCCCTTTATTGTCCACTACCTGACTATTACAGAATGATGTAGGCATCATTCCTTGTAGATGCAACGTTAGACTTGTTCCTAGTTGTGACTTCTATCAATGCTTTTCTGACATCAGTTCTGATATAGGCTTTAAGGAATTATTTTAAGTTAACTAATATGAGCTCTACGGAGGATAAGCTCACAGGTTTGGGTAATTGAGCAGTACGATATTTGTTGGGGGGTATGAGcgtattttctacatttttaaacTAACGGAAGAtgccaaataatacatttaatgcTCTGAGATAATTTGTGCCATTCTACCTAGTAAACATTTTATAAGAAATGTTAgagatttttgttttctaacttgaaaaaaaaaaaacaaagttgaaaGAACATGGAAACAAACTAGATGTTTGCCATCTCACAGACCAGAAAATGTTGGTTGccttggttactagacctggatcagagtttttatatgtttttacatTCCCTTATGCATTCTCAAGCAAGCAGTTAAGAACTGTTGGCATTTGTGTGTCACGGTTTCAAGGTTCCAATGTGcagaataaatattatatatatatatatatgcacctacTACAGTTCATAGGAGTAAAGGTAGCAATATATACACCGATCATAAAGGGGAGGCAGTAATTTAAGGCAAGAAATCTAACTGAAATGTGAATGCTGAACTGTGTTGATTCTAGGGAATTTGATTTGTAAAACTACTGGTATATTATGTTTTGCGTAGGTGGAGAGGATAAAGGAGCGAGTGGAGGAAAAGGAGGGCATCCCACCACAGCAACAAAGATTGATTTACAGTGGAAAACAAATGTGAGTAGTAATGACGCCTTATATCCAGCAATAGCACATATGTCTTGCCTATGTTTAGGTACAGCTTGAAGAATCCTTTCCATATCATAATAATTGATGTAGTACGCTTTGACAcaactatatatagtatatattgctAAAAACAACAATCTTTggcaaatatactatatattttttaaagttctcTTTATTTTAAGTTGTGtcttctagaacaggggtcccaaccttttttacccatgagccacattataatgtaatttaaatgtgtttgggagcagcacaagcatgaaaaatgtccctgtgCATGCCAAATAAGAGTTGTGATGGGCTATTTTatggcccctatatggactggcagcctacagaaggctctatttggcagtgcatctgttttttatgcaaacaaaagttgcctccaagcctggaattcaaatatttgcACCTACTCcaaggccattgagagcaacattgAAGTGGTTGATGAGccatatgttgctcacaagccattggttCGGGACTACTGTTCTAGAATGTCTGCAGCTAATTCTGATGAccaacatacacatatatattgttatagaaGCCTTTGTATTGACATTTAGATACAAAATAATTGACATGGTACTGATATATGGGCAGACAAATGTTCCTTCTTAAAATGGCTGCTCACATTTGTATGCCTGTACTCTTATCTTGTTGTTATCTGATTTCATCTCCAGGAATGATGAGAAAACAGCAGCT
This region includes:
- the nedd8.L gene encoding NEDD8 codes for the protein MLIKVKTLTGKEIEIDIEPTDKVERIKERVEEKEGIPPQQQRLIYSGKQMNDEKTAADYKIQGGSVLHLVLALRGGC